Proteins encoded by one window of Candidatus Acididesulfobacter guangdongensis:
- a CDS encoding carbonic anhydrase, with protein sequence MDDIFEGVFKFKNEDYEKYKNLFAELENGQNPHTLFIGCSDSRVVPSLITKTLPGELFMVRNIANMVPPYRETEEYVSTTSAIEFAIEVLNVKNIVVCGHSNCGGCASLYKSEEELKNVPHVRKWLELANPVKEYVLNNINTEEGKNIQKSLMTEQFNIVHQVNNLFTYPFIKEKYINKEINIYGWYYMIATGEVYNYDKKNGSFTVIAK encoded by the coding sequence ATGGATGATATTTTTGAAGGCGTCTTTAAATTTAAAAATGAGGACTATGAAAAGTATAAAAATCTTTTTGCAGAATTAGAGAATGGACAAAATCCTCATACATTATTCATCGGATGCTCTGACTCAAGGGTTGTGCCAAGCCTTATTACCAAAACGCTTCCAGGCGAGCTTTTTATGGTTAGAAATATTGCCAATATGGTGCCTCCGTACAGAGAAACAGAAGAATATGTATCTACCACGTCAGCGATAGAGTTTGCTATTGAAGTCCTTAATGTTAAAAATATCGTAGTGTGCGGACATTCCAACTGCGGCGGCTGCGCTTCATTGTATAAATCTGAAGAAGAGCTTAAAAATGTTCCTCATGTCAGAAAGTGGCTGGAATTGGCAAATCCTGTAAAAGAATATGTTTTAAATAATATAAATACAGAAGAAGGGAAAAATATTCAAAAATCGCTAATGACCGAACAGTTTAATATCGTACATCAGGTGAATAATCTATTTACTTACCCGTTTATAAAAGAAAAGTATATAAATAAAGAAATAAACATATACGGCTGGTATTATATGATTGCTACAGGTGAAGTGTATAATTACGATAAAAAAAACGGTTCTTTTACTGTTATTGCAAAATAA
- a CDS encoding aldehyde dehydrogenase codes for MLYNKPKFKEQYENYIGGKWVQPIDGEYFDDISPVDGSIIARVPRSNSKDIDIAVSAAWKASALWEKTSTAERSSLLFKIADVIEKNLEELAIIEAWDNGKAIRETLVADIPLAVDHFRYFGSVIRAESGTVADLDANTVSMEIYEPLGVVGQIIPWNFPILMAVWKLAPALAAGNCAVLKPAEQTPVSILCLMEMIAGILPDGVVNIVNGFGPEAGKPLAKHPDIKKIAFTGETTTGRLIMQYASENIIPVTLELGGKSPNVFFDSVMAKDDNFLSKAIEGLVLFAFNQGEVCTCPSRALIQENIYDEFMKRALKRVDAIKIGDPLDSATMMGAQASIDQYEKIKNYIDIGKQEGAEVLTGGDVYANKLYPDGYYIKPTVFKGNNKMRIFQEEIFGPVLSVTTFKDEAEAMEIANDTLYGLGAGVWSRDVHQVNTVARGIKAGRVWVNCYHLYPAHASFGGYKKSGIGRETHMMMLNQYRHTKNILTSYSKDPLGFF; via the coding sequence ATGCTGTACAACAAACCAAAATTCAAAGAACAATATGAAAATTATATCGGTGGCAAATGGGTACAGCCGATAGACGGAGAATATTTTGACGACATTTCACCTGTTGACGGCAGTATAATTGCCAGAGTTCCCAGGTCAAACAGTAAAGACATTGATATTGCCGTTTCCGCCGCATGGAAAGCTTCAGCATTGTGGGAAAAAACATCTACTGCAGAAAGAAGCAGTCTGCTTTTTAAGATTGCCGATGTAATAGAAAAAAATTTAGAAGAACTTGCAATTATAGAAGCGTGGGACAACGGCAAGGCTATAAGAGAAACGCTGGTAGCCGATATTCCGCTGGCGGTTGACCATTTCAGATATTTTGGGAGTGTTATTCGTGCAGAGTCTGGAACCGTTGCCGACCTTGATGCTAATACCGTTTCAATGGAAATATATGAGCCTTTGGGAGTTGTCGGACAGATTATTCCGTGGAATTTTCCTATCCTTATGGCAGTGTGGAAGCTGGCGCCAGCCTTAGCGGCAGGTAATTGTGCCGTATTGAAACCTGCTGAACAAACCCCCGTTTCCATTCTTTGCCTTATGGAAATGATAGCCGGTATTTTACCTGATGGAGTTGTTAATATTGTAAACGGATTCGGACCCGAAGCTGGAAAGCCGCTTGCAAAACATCCGGATATTAAAAAGATTGCATTTACGGGCGAGACTACTACCGGTCGTCTAATCATGCAGTATGCATCCGAAAATATTATTCCTGTAACATTAGAGCTTGGCGGCAAATCACCCAATGTCTTTTTTGACAGCGTAATGGCAAAAGATGATAATTTCCTCAGTAAAGCTATTGAAGGGTTGGTATTGTTTGCTTTTAATCAAGGCGAAGTATGTACGTGTCCGTCTCGTGCCTTAATTCAAGAAAACATCTATGATGAATTTATGAAACGGGCTTTAAAGCGCGTTGATGCTATAAAAATAGGAGATCCGCTTGATTCTGCCACTATGATGGGAGCGCAGGCATCAATCGACCAGTACGAAAAAATAAAAAATTACATTGATATTGGAAAACAGGAGGGTGCTGAGGTTTTAACAGGCGGAGATGTTTACGCGAATAAGCTATACCCTGATGGATACTATATTAAGCCTACAGTATTTAAAGGCAATAATAAAATGCGTATTTTTCAAGAAGAAATATTCGGTCCTGTTTTAAGCGTCACTACCTTTAAAGATGAAGCTGAGGCAATGGAAATAGCTAACGATACTCTATATGGGCTTGGCGCAGGTGTGTGGTCGCGCGACGTTCATCAGGTAAACACAGTTGCCAGAGGCATTAAGGCAGGGCGCGTATGGGTGAATTGCTATCACTTATATCCAGCGCACGCTTCATTCGGCGGGTATAAAAAATCGGGTATCGGACGTGAAACGCATATGATGATGCTTAATCAATATCGCCATACTAAAAATATATTAACATCTTACAGTAAAGATCCTTTAGGTTTTTTTTAA
- a CDS encoding DUF779 domain-containing protein — translation MHIERISITEEAKAIVDKLREKHGELMFHQSGGCCDGSAPMCFSVDDFIVGSRDLMLGEVYGCKFYMAADQFEYYKNLHLTIDVVKGRGSSFSLEIPLGIRFIIRSRLFTDEEFENIMVPEILD, via the coding sequence ATGCATATAGAACGTATATCTATAACTGAAGAAGCCAAAGCAATAGTAGATAAGTTAAGAGAAAAACATGGAGAATTAATGTTTCACCAAAGCGGCGGATGCTGTGACGGTTCTGCTCCAATGTGCTTTTCAGTAGATGATTTTATTGTTGGGAGCAGAGATTTAATGCTTGGTGAAGTCTATGGTTGCAAGTTTTACATGGCAGCAGATCAATTTGAGTATTACAAGAACTTACATTTAACCATTGATGTAGTTAAAGGCAGAGGGTCGAGTTTTTCATTAGAAATCCCTCTTGGAATACGCTTTATAATAAGATCGAGATTATTCACCGATGAAGAATTTGAAAATATAATGGTTCCGGAAATATTAGATTAA
- a CDS encoding 3-dehydroquinate synthase, translated as MKIKVDLSHSLKDASYDILIDSNISIGEILKSAGIRKRVSIVTCKTVNDLYGNSIGNALKSAEIEPFFILLPDGESAKSIKYLSYVYDELIKNRFERSDYIIAFGGGVIGDIAGYASASYLRGVNFIQIPTTLLSDVDSSVGGKTGIDHPAGKNLIGAFYQPKIVIIDVDFLNSLDNRELINGFAEVIKYGAVLDRDLFLYLENNLDKIMSKDKQSLMHIIESSCLIKADIVNKDEREGGVRSVLNFGHSLGHAIETLYNYKTIKHGEAISIGMVFASKLSKELNLCSSETVNRLERLIENSGLPTEIPKFSPEEYINAMKLDKKVEDESIKFVLINNIGNFKFEKLDFAFIRKFLENII; from the coding sequence ATGAAAATAAAAGTAGATTTGTCTCATTCGTTGAAAGATGCGAGTTATGATATATTAATAGATTCAAATATTTCCATAGGAGAAATTTTAAAATCTGCCGGAATTAGAAAAAGGGTGAGCATTGTAACGTGTAAGACTGTAAATGATTTATACGGTAATTCTATCGGCAATGCATTAAAAAGTGCAGAAATTGAACCGTTTTTTATATTACTTCCGGATGGCGAAAGTGCAAAAAGTATAAAATATCTATCGTATGTTTATGATGAGCTGATTAAAAACAGGTTTGAAAGGTCGGATTATATAATTGCTTTCGGCGGAGGCGTAATAGGGGACATTGCGGGGTATGCGTCAGCTTCATATTTGAGGGGGGTTAATTTTATACAAATTCCTACGACGCTTCTATCGGATGTAGATTCTTCCGTAGGCGGAAAAACCGGCATCGACCATCCTGCAGGAAAAAATCTTATAGGGGCTTTTTATCAACCTAAAATTGTAATTATTGACGTAGATTTTCTTAATTCTCTGGATAATAGGGAACTTATAAACGGTTTTGCGGAAGTTATTAAATATGGGGCTGTTCTTGATAGAGATTTATTCTTGTATCTGGAGAATAATCTTGATAAAATAATGTCAAAAGACAAACAATCTTTGATGCATATAATTGAAAGTTCTTGTCTTATAAAGGCGGATATAGTCAATAAAGATGAAAGAGAAGGCGGAGTCAGGTCTGTGTTAAATTTTGGACACAGTCTGGGGCATGCAATTGAGACGCTTTATAATTATAAAACAATAAAACACGGAGAAGCTATTTCCATAGGGATGGTATTCGCATCTAAGTTATCAAAGGAACTTAATCTTTGCAGTTCAGAAACGGTAAACAGATTAGAAAGACTTATTGAAAATTCAGGGCTTCCTACGGAAATTCCGAAATTTAGTCCGGAAGAATATATTAATGCCATGAAGCTTGATAAAAAAGTTGAAGACGAATCAATAAAATTTGTTCTGATTAACAATATAGGAAATTTTAAGTTTGAAAAACTTGATTTTGCATTTATCCGCAAATTTTTAGAAAATATAATATAA
- a CDS encoding aminopeptidase P family protein codes for MRVKTVHEEKTKGICNLINSRKAEGILIKHSSNVFYIAGYSGEECYLFVSKNGIVNLYVDGRYYERAAIETENKNINVKCFKELYKDVALNLQTEFKLKSGDIILFESAYFTYEEYFGFNSELKWLSFIPARDILLKLRCLKTAEEIKNIKQAIYIAEKSMAAAIKNIAEDFSSENKISELDIANQYRINLLNMGSSENVAFETIVLKAERSAMPHGIPMSNNIINDGKNNILLCDFGAKYSHYNSDETVTLFYGTPDIKFTDIYDIVYSAQQLAISAIKPGLRFCDLDKIARDYIDKKGYGKYFTHSLGHGVGLDIHEYPFISFRNEDIIEEGMVFTVEPGVYIEGFGGVRIEDMCLVTKNGAEILTTITKDGIKNII; via the coding sequence ATGAGGGTTAAAACGGTGCATGAGGAAAAAACAAAAGGTATCTGTAATTTAATAAATTCTCGAAAAGCAGAAGGGATTTTAATAAAACATTCTTCTAACGTCTTTTATATTGCAGGATATTCAGGTGAAGAGTGCTATCTTTTTGTTTCAAAAAACGGGATTGTTAATTTATATGTCGATGGGCGTTATTATGAAAGAGCAGCAATTGAAACTGAAAATAAAAATATAAATGTAAAATGTTTTAAGGAATTATACAAAGATGTAGCTTTAAATTTGCAGACGGAATTTAAGTTAAAATCAGGCGATATTATTCTTTTTGAATCTGCTTATTTTACTTATGAAGAATACTTTGGATTTAATTCTGAATTAAAATGGTTATCGTTTATACCTGCCCGCGATATTCTATTAAAATTGAGATGCTTGAAAACAGCAGAAGAAATTAAAAATATAAAACAGGCTATATATATTGCAGAAAAATCGATGGCGGCGGCAATTAAAAATATTGCTGAAGATTTTAGTTCAGAAAATAAAATTTCAGAATTGGATATTGCTAATCAATACCGGATAAACCTTTTAAATATGGGCAGTTCTGAAAATGTAGCTTTTGAAACTATTGTGCTAAAAGCAGAGCGCTCAGCCATGCCTCACGGAATACCGATGAGCAATAATATTATAAACGACGGGAAAAATAATATATTATTATGCGATTTCGGCGCTAAATATAGTCATTATAATAGCGATGAAACCGTTACACTGTTTTACGGAACACCTGATATCAAATTTACAGATATATACGACATTGTTTATAGCGCCCAGCAATTAGCTATATCGGCTATAAAACCCGGGCTTAGATTTTGCGACTTAGATAAAATAGCCAGAGATTATATTGACAAAAAAGGATATGGAAAATATTTCACGCATTCGCTTGGTCACGGGGTAGGTTTAGATATACATGAATACCCTTTTATATCTTTTAGAAATGAAGACATAATAGAAGAAGGAATGGTTTTTACTGTAGAGCCGGGTGTTTACATAGAAGGATTCGGCGGCGTGAGGATTGAAGATATGTGCTTAGTTACTAAAAACGGTGCTGAAATTTTAACGACAATAACAAAGGATGGGATTAAGAATATTATCTAA
- the efp gene encoding elongation factor P, producing MYSTTDFKKGLRIEFEKEPFEIIDFQHVKPGKGGAFVRTKLKNLINGRVIDRTLRAGEKVETPNIEEKNMQYLYAEGDEYIFMDNETYDQIKFSKETVGDNAGFLLENITVNVLYYNNKPINIDVPNFLDLKIVSTEPGIRGDTVSGATKPAVLETKLVINVPLFINEGDVIKVDTRNKSYIERVSK from the coding sequence GTGTATTCAACAACAGATTTTAAAAAAGGACTTCGCATAGAATTTGAAAAGGAGCCTTTTGAAATTATTGATTTTCAGCATGTAAAACCGGGAAAAGGAGGTGCGTTTGTCAGAACAAAATTAAAAAATTTAATTAACGGAAGGGTTATAGACAGGACATTAAGAGCAGGCGAAAAAGTAGAAACACCTAATATTGAAGAAAAAAATATGCAATATCTGTATGCGGAGGGTGACGAATATATATTTATGGATAACGAAACATATGACCAGATAAAATTCAGCAAAGAAACTGTGGGAGATAATGCAGGTTTTCTTCTTGAAAATATTACGGTAAATGTTTTATATTATAACAATAAGCCAATTAATATTGACGTTCCCAACTTCTTAGATTTAAAAATTGTAAGTACCGAACCGGGCATAAGAGGAGATACCGTTTCCGGTGCTACTAAGCCTGCCGTGTTGGAGACAAAACTCGTAATAAATGTCCCATTATTTATAAATGAAGGCGATGTGATAAAAGTTGACACAAGAAATAAATCGTATATAGAGAGGGTTTCTAAATAA
- the accB gene encoding acetyl-CoA carboxylase biotin carboxyl carrier protein: MNIKDIKDLVKFIKSNKVGEFYYKKGDEEIKIKLDEELDFQDCKTIKNNNRQERILDKFAEQISEAEASALSNISKGESLVQDIKKIAEFKEDTSRYKEIVSPFVGAFYRASAPDKPPFVEIDSIVEKNSPVCIIEAMKLMNEIEADIKCRIVSILAENGQVVEYGQPLFIVEPV, encoded by the coding sequence ATGAATATTAAAGACATAAAAGACCTTGTAAAATTCATAAAGTCAAATAAAGTCGGCGAATTTTATTATAAAAAAGGCGATGAAGAGATAAAGATTAAATTAGATGAAGAACTTGATTTTCAGGATTGCAAAACAATAAAAAATAATAATCGGCAGGAAAGAATTCTGGATAAATTTGCCGAACAGATTTCAGAAGCTGAAGCTTCTGCGCTATCAAACATATCTAAAGGAGAGTCATTAGTTCAAGACATTAAAAAAATTGCCGAATTTAAAGAAGATACCTCCAGATATAAAGAAATTGTATCTCCTTTTGTAGGTGCGTTCTATAGAGCTTCGGCTCCAGACAAACCGCCTTTTGTGGAAATTGACTCAATAGTGGAAAAAAACAGCCCTGTATGCATAATAGAAGCTATGAAGCTTATGAATGAAATAGAAGCTGATATAAAATGCCGTATTGTGTCAATTCTTGCCGAAAACGGGCAGGTTGTCGAATACGGACAGCCGCTGTTTATAGTTGAGCCGGTTTAA
- the accC gene encoding acetyl-CoA carboxylase biotin carboxylase subunit has protein sequence MFRKILIANRGEIAVRVIRACKEMGIKTVAVYSTADKNSLHVKYADEAICIGPPQSAKSYLNISSIISAAEVTDSEAIHPGYGFLSENANFAEISENCGIKFIGPTADNMNALGNKRNARKLVSSLGIPVLPGSGDIGANNDDEDEENLKKAAEEIGYPLVLKASMGGGGKGIRMVLSPAHLIQAYHQARQEALTFFGDKDVYLEKYCENPRHIEFQVLADKYGNAIYLGERDCSIQRRHQKIIEESPSVAIKASMRKKMGEAITKVLKEIKYVNAATFEFLLAGDNDFYFMEVNTRVQVEHPVTEFVTGIDIIKEQIKIANGDKLKIKQEDIKIKGHSIEVRINAENPRDFKPSPGLITMYNKPGGVNVRVDDFAYCGYRVEPFYDSLLGKLIVYDNSRTAAINKLKSALSEFWIEGIETNIPFIKRIINDGDYISGKVDIGYIARLLEGK, from the coding sequence ATGTTCAGAAAAATTTTAATTGCCAATAGAGGTGAGATTGCTGTCAGAGTTATAAGGGCATGCAAGGAAATGGGAATTAAAACGGTGGCAGTTTATTCCACCGCAGATAAAAACAGTCTTCATGTTAAGTATGCCGACGAAGCCATATGTATTGGTCCTCCGCAATCTGCCAAGAGTTATTTAAATATATCTTCTATAATATCGGCAGCGGAGGTTACCGACAGTGAAGCAATCCATCCCGGATACGGTTTTCTGTCCGAAAATGCTAATTTTGCGGAAATAAGCGAGAATTGCGGCATAAAATTTATTGGACCGACCGCAGACAATATGAATGCATTAGGAAATAAGCGGAATGCTAGAAAACTTGTTTCAAGTTTAGGTATTCCGGTGCTTCCGGGAAGCGGCGATATAGGAGCTAATAACGACGATGAGGATGAGGAAAATTTAAAAAAAGCTGCGGAAGAAATTGGATACCCTTTAGTTTTAAAAGCATCAATGGGCGGCGGAGGCAAAGGAATAAGAATGGTTTTGTCGCCTGCTCATTTGATTCAGGCTTATCATCAGGCAAGACAGGAAGCTCTTACTTTTTTTGGTGACAAAGATGTTTATCTTGAAAAATATTGCGAAAATCCGAGACATATAGAATTTCAAGTTCTAGCCGATAAGTATGGAAATGCAATATATCTTGGGGAAAGAGACTGTTCAATACAGAGAAGGCATCAAAAAATAATAGAAGAAAGCCCTTCTGTCGCTATTAAAGCATCTATGAGAAAAAAAATGGGCGAAGCTATAACTAAAGTCTTAAAAGAAATAAAATACGTTAATGCGGCAACATTTGAGTTTCTTTTAGCAGGAGATAATGATTTTTATTTTATGGAAGTCAACACAAGAGTCCAGGTTGAACATCCTGTTACTGAATTTGTAACAGGTATTGATATTATCAAAGAGCAGATTAAAATAGCAAATGGAGATAAACTTAAAATAAAACAGGAAGATATTAAAATTAAAGGTCATAGCATTGAAGTCAGGATTAATGCCGAAAATCCCCGTGATTTCAAACCGTCACCGGGGCTTATAACTATGTATAATAAGCCTGGCGGGGTAAATGTCAGGGTTGACGATTTTGCATACTGCGGATATAGAGTTGAGCCATTTTACGATTCACTTCTCGGAAAATTAATTGTTTATGATAATTCAAGAACCGCCGCAATAAATAAATTAAAGAGCGCATTGAGTGAATTCTGGATAGAAGGAATTGAGACAAATATTCCGTTTATCAAACGAATTATCAATGACGGGGATTATATTTCAGGTAAGGTTGATATAGGTTATATTGCGAGACTTTTGGAAGGAAAATAA